In Betta splendens chromosome 3, fBetSpl5.4, whole genome shotgun sequence, the genomic window TATTAAAGTGGTTGAGCCTCCACCATCTCACTAACTAACTTTGAATGCTGCAGCGAAGCGGTATCACCTATAGTAGTTTACAGagcctctttctttctttctttgtgatCCCGTTCCTCCACCGACGGCCATGATTTACAAGTCAGCTGCTCACCACCTGGTTGACCCCCTCTGGCCACAGATGGTCAGTTGTCCACGGCTTCATCCGTGGCCTGAGCCCTTTCCCCCTCTCAAACAAAAAGGCCAGAATGAATCTGACCTAAAGGCCAGAGGAGACGTGATATGCCCCAAACAccacccagcagctgctgaaaggacacacacacacacacacacacacacacacacacacacacacacacacacacacacacacacacacacacacacacacacacacacacacacagaaaccccTCGTAGAGACCGGGAGGTCACGGAGTGGGATGTGTTGCTATTCTGCGCCGCTTGAGGAACGACAAGACTTAAGCCAATTAAAAGATCAGtagtggaggctgctgctgtttgaaatCAGACATTTATTTATCAGACTGGGAGCTTCAACACTTTCACTGATTCAAAAGAAGGACACGTTTGGACTAGAAGTCTTCATCTCACGACTCATTAAGCGACCTTAGTACCACTTATCACTCCCCAATCTATATTAAATGTAGGCAGGCATTAATTATGCTACCTCTGCTTGAGAGTCAGTTTCTATGGTTGAGCTGCGTACAAAGCGCTAACACAGCACTCACCGAGCCCTCCGATGGTGTGTGCGTGGACCGAGGCCCGGAGCTGAAGCGGGGCGGCCTCGGGCTGGCTCTCCTCGTGGTAGAAGAGCTTGTAGCCTCGCACGCCGGCCGAGTTTCTGCCTGCCAGCTGCCACCGCGCCAGAATAGTGGTGCAGTTCAAAGGCTCCAAACTCAGCTCGGGAGCCAGAGGAACTGCAGGAGGAGGTTCAGAATCAGCGTTTGTGCTTTGTCATGGATGTACAATTCTACAAGTCAGTTTCAAAGGTAATGTAACAGTCAAACGAACAGAAAtctcctttaaaaataaatttgctCTCAGCTTTAAAATGAGGGAAAGACATGGTTGATGGAAAGTGTCTCCCCTCCCCCGTCGGAGCCTCAGATGTACCTAAACAACCGTATactctttcccacctagaggcCTGCGCTGCTCCCTTTATGACCCATGACTGAAACCCTTCCAATGTTACcagagggcaaaggtcacagagaaacaaacaaaatcctTTAACAAGATAAGCGAGCACTTCTCTCGGGGTCCATCTCCTATTTAAACTAGTCTGAGCAGCTCCGTGACGAGTGTGTGGGCATCGAAATCGCAGAAATGTGTGAAGACACCTCTTGGTGTTACCTTGGGCGCCGGAGGCCTTCGGGGTGCGGTGCGACGTCCAGGCCGACGGCTCCCCCCAGCCCACGCCGGTGGCAGCAGCGATGCGCAGCAGGTAGACGGTGTCGGGCTGCAGGTGGTCCAGGAGGTGCAGGGTCCTCTCTCCGGGCAGGTCCACCTGCGAGGCCGCGGTCTCGGCGCTGGTGCGGTAGGAGAGGCGGTAGGCCGAGACCCGGCCGCGGCTCAGCTTGTCTGAGAGAGGCTGCCACGACACCTGGATGTCGGTGGGGCTGCGGCTGGTGAGGCTGAGCTCCGGGGCGCGGAGGGGAACTGTGGACGGAGACACGCATCAGACCAGAGCATGGAATGACGGGTCACCACTGAGGTGGGCCAGTGTTCCTTCTGTCCATCTCTTTGTGAGGGTTTTATAAATATGATGGATTGGCTTGACATTTCAGGTAATTCATGTATCCAAGAATAGCAAAAGCTGCCATTTCTGTATGGACTTTACTCCTTTTCTCAGAAAATGCCCCAAATGACACATTAGACAATGCAGAATTTTAATAACGTCACTCACCATAATGGAAAGAGATCCTAAAACTAGTAGACGAAGTAAAAGGTGAACTATGGTTCAGCCTTCACGTTATTGTTTAGTGGACATACTCCATCAGTGTCATGAACTAATCATAAAACAATCATTTGCTCTCCCTTCATGAAATATTGATTGTCATTATGAGAGCTTATTTAATGCCCTTTGTGCACCCACGTCTGTCTAATTAGGTAATAACCTATAGTATGTGTACGTTAGGTggagcacacacagcagcctttgACCCAGCAGCCACAGGACGAGCTGTTTAAAATCACTTGGGGCTCCGAGATACAGAcgcacgcatgtacacacatcGTCCTCACAAGTAATTTGATTGCCTCCTATGTCAACAACAAAGCTCATTCACCGCACGTAAAACAACTTCTAAACAAACAACCTGTGAGCTCCCACTGCAACTACAGCACCTTAGGCCGCGGGACGTCAATACGAGCACTGGCTGCCTGCTTTTCTCTTTAGCGCCGGATCAATGTCACCGCCTGTAAGCGCGCGGGCTGCGATGCCTCACCGTCCTCCAGCGTGCTCTGGAACACGTGGTCCGACATGCGGCTGGCTCCCATGGGCATGTAGGCCACCACGTAGAAGGTGTAGTTGCACGCCGGCTCCAGGTCGTCAATAATGTAGCGGGTTGTGTCGTTTCCAATGACAACTTGGTATTCCTCGTTGTTTAAGCCTGGACAAACAGGAACCTCGTTAGAACATGTGTGCggttcatttattttcatgctGAAAATAACGATCCAATATAGAAAGACTGCAGGTTCTACATGGTAATGATCTATTCATCGTATCATAAAAGTCTATTGCTATAAAAAAACTTACATATTTTAGTAACTGCACAGTTAAAAAGTGGCTTTTACCTTCATGTACACTAGTTATTTGTGAATAGGAGTTTTATATTATGATGTCGCAGTTATTAACTTGGTGCCGATTATGGctcaaaaagcaaaaaaacactATCTGGTGTAATTTCTGAGCGACAGTAAACAAAGACGCGGCCTCCGGCGTCTCCACGCCGTTCTGTCGGATTCACACCCTCCCACTGTCTCCACAGAATACACACTCGAAGCACTCCATCACGCCGGCTAATTAGCCCCTCCATTGGAAGCCACTCGTGGAGCCGAGCACGTCCGTCCACATCCTCAGGTGCAGAGCGCGCGCTCTGACACTCTGTCAACGTCAAGAAACGGCCACTTTTGACTGAGAGCATGAAGAATGCGCTCCTAACGCTGAATCAAGTGCAGAAAAGCCCTTGATGGATGCCAGTTATTCATAAACGGAACAAAGTAAAATTGTTCAACGCCTTGCGCTGACCTGCTTTCGCTCAGCAGAATCCAGCAGGTGCTCCTTTTTCTCGCTGAACTTCACCTCCCCGGTGGAAGTCAGTGGCATTATAATTAAGTGCAATGCTTGAATGAACAAgctccagtttttttttttggcgtgTTGTTGAATGTGTCTCTTATTGTCAACAGCCAGAGTTCCCAGGAAGCCTGAAAGGCTGCGCGGCCTTTCTGCCTCCACACTACCAGCCTTGTGCTTTGTGTGAATAGTTTTGTCTGCATCCTGAATTTTATCTGCAGCCGAAAGGAAGGGACCCAGTATCTTTAAACCCCACAGGGATTTGGCGCATACAGGACTTCTCCTGTTTGTCGAGGAAATGTCATTGTTCCGCCACATTTTGAATGAATAGTCCTTTCATGACCTCTGTCCATCAATACACAGTGACAGGCCGTGGTTACGCGATACGCTGGAGACAGGAAAAGGCAGTTCCTGGACTAGGAAGCCGCCACCTGAGGCTATAAAGATTGCAGCCGTAAAACGTCTAAATGCTCACCTTCAGCCTTCATGTAGTGCACCGAGTaagcaatgactttatctgaGTTGTACAGGGGCCTCTCCCAGGCCAGGAGGATGGCCGAGCTCGACACCGTGTCGGCCCGGACGTCCCGGGGCACGCTGGGCCGGTCCTCTGACATCACCACGATGAGCCTGGCCATGGAGAGCACCGCGCCCTGCTCGTTCTCCGCCTGGCACTGGTACACGGCGTCGTCCTCGGGGATGATCTGGTTGATCACCAGTTTGCTGCGGGACGGACACGCGCAGCTGCTTTACCTGAGTGTGGTCCTTTTATAATTAcactgagcaggaggagcagcatccAATCACAGGGAGGCCAATTTGAACTGTTGTAAATTATTCAGTTTCCTGTTCTTTGTACAGACTTAGTGTTTAACTATTCATATTAAAATGCTATTCAACAGAACTCCACCATTAAACTGTGAATGTTCCAGAGAATGTGACTGTAAATGTGCATGAGAATTTAATTCACCCATTAAAGACCTATAAACTGTCTATTACGCCAGTTCCCAGTATGAGCAGTCGTTGTGTGGTCGCAGTGAGGTGAAGTCCTCGCGGTACCTGTGGTACATCTTGATCCGACCGTTGGAGTGCACCCTCTCTCCGTTCTTCAGCCACGTGATCCGAGGCGTGGGGACGCCTTCGGCCTCGCACACGAAGCGGGCGGTGCCGGCGCGTGGACGGGTCACGCTCTCCGGCCACTCCACGAAGGAGGGCGGCGCTTTGGAGGAGCAACGGCAAGAGGACATTCATTCAGCTGCTGCGCTGCATTCTCCACACGAGGCAGAATCCAACACGGGTTTGAGTGCTCACCCAGGACCGTGACGTTGGCCGAGGCCACGGTGTAGTTGCGCGTGCCCGGAGTGGTGGCTCGGCACATGTAGACGCCGCCGTGCTGGGGCTTGATGTCTGTGATGATCAGATTGCCGTTCCCCAACACTCTGGTGTGGTAGACGTCGATGGACCTGCCGTCGGCGCGGCTCCAGGAGACGATGGGCCGCGGTCTGCCCGTGGCCACGCACTCCAGGACGGCGCTCTGATGCAGCGACGCCGACACGTTCTGAGGCCCGGCGATGATGCGCGGCCTCTGGGGAAGCGCAGGGCTGGGAGCTACGGGAGGCAACAGAACCTGTGAGCGCCTGCACTGTCCTGGAAACCTGCAACGTGCAGCCGGGAGCTGCGAGTCAGACCTGCGGCGACGGTGAGCGCGGCCTCCGTGCTCCGGCGGCGGCTGGCGATGTTGGTGGCGATGCAGCGGTAGCTCCCGGCGTCGGCCCGCTGCACACCGTGGATCTGGAGAACGCCGCTGGGCAGGACGGTGATTCTACAGGACGGggggcagagacacacacgacACGGCTACGTGACCAGCGGGCTAAGGGTTGCGTTACATGCGCTGCCTTCAAGGACCTGTTGCCCGTGTGAAACCGAGGGATGCAAACCTTTCAGTGGTGAGGGGTAACGTGACCCGATTGAACTCCCAAGTGATGATGGGAGGAGGGTGGGCCGTGATTTTGCAGGAAAATCTCGCGACTGAGCCTTCGGTCGCCACAATGGACGTTGGCTGGAttgcaaaagcagaaatacctgagaaaaaaaataaagaacccATTAAATACCTAAGATTAAACCAAATTTGTTGCTCCATGGTATTTTTCCTGCATGTTCCTGCATTCCTGTCTGCATGTCTTTCATGCTATCGCCAAAGCAACACCTTTGCCCTGAGGTATTCTTTCTCTTCAAACCTGGTGTTGCATTTCGCTCCATTAAAAACTACAGAACATTAGTCAAAGCAAAGACACGAGAAACTGCTCATGAATTGATTTCCCGTCACATTTCTATGATTTGGATATTTCTCATTCTCAAGGGACAAAAGAGAGAATAGAGACACTCGAAGCTATAAAGCTGCTGGGTTCTGGGGACGGTGCTGCCTCCAGGGGAACATCTACATCCTGTACTGgaagctgagctgagcagaaacaagcCGGGCTtaacataaaatacaaaactcTACCACTCTCAAACGCACAGAAATCTGTTTGCTTCATAATGACTGAAGTTGTTTTACTCCTACATGTTGATGAATGCCTCTTTTGACAGTCGTTCCTCCTGGGCTGTAAAAGTCCTAAAAGCCATTAAGGTCACACACTGATGTCCCATCCCCCGCCGAGCTCAAAAAGCTGCAGAGGCCCGAGGTCACTCACTTGTTAAAATAAATCAATCGCCCTCATAGTGTTCTCATAGAAAGCAAATACAGAGATTAACAACTATCTATAAACCCAACACAGACAAATCATTCAGCTGTTAGAAAAGCAAATGTTAAAAAGTTctaattgtatttattgttaacTTTGGTCAGTTTATAAATGCAAAACTCCTCTTTGCCTTTCAGCATGCTAAGATAGAAAACAGCCATAATCACttatttctaaataaaatgGAATTTGCAAAATTATGAAGAACTTTGATCTAGATAAAGGCCGAGCTGATGACTCTACCTTATAAATGAATTATACTGTTCAGTCAAACACATAAATATCCACAGACAGGACTTAAAAGCTCAAGAAGGACGAGTTGCTGCTGACAGGTGTGCTGGTGGCCAGCAAAATAAACATTCAGTGAGTTATGGCCTTAACGCTGACAGAGAACACGTCTTCAACACGCGAAGTTAAAAGACTTTTAATGCAGGTCAAGGATTAGATTAATAGATGTTACTAACTATTTGTGTTCCCCCGGTTCCTTGACGAAGAtgaagtgtgcgtgtgttttctgACGGCTGCAGGGTGAAGccttcgaccccccccccccccccccacccccctccccccgcgtGTTAACACTGGCATTAATGTGCTGAGGGGACATGACTGCAGGGCACGAGAGATGAGCTGCACTGATCCCCTGCCTCCATGCGCGGCCCGGCCCTTCAGGCAAATGATGCCGGACAGATAAACAGCATGATGACCATTGATTATTGATAAACCACTAAGACAACGTGGAAAATCCATAAGAGCTAGGCTTCATCGAGCTCGGGCCACGGAATTCCCGGCTGGAAATGGGATGCTGACCTTTGGCCGGGAGCGCCGGTGCCACGGGGCACGAGCGCAGATGCAGTTATCGGTGCTGCAGGACGGACGTTGGTGTTGGTGGGAAGAACTGGCTGCAGCGTGTTCCCTGAGACCATGAAGGAACAGCTCTGCCCATCTGCCCTCGCAGCAGCgacacctctgacctctgacctccacaaATCCTGGCCAGCCTCCAACTCAGGCCGGCCCACAGCGGCCACAATAAGTCGCCACATCCTCCAGCGGCGAGGGTTGTAGGCGCTAGTTCTGAAATAATATAATGTGGACGCTTCATGAAGTATTGATGTTTTACTTCTGTTGGGAAATGTGCCTTAAAGCCTAAACTAAACCCGAGCAGGAGGTATGTGCCTTCCTTCGGCCTCCAACAGATGGGCCTGCTGCTGCCAGCGGCTCAGCACTGAGGGTCAGTGAGCAGGTCAGGCCCAAACAAAGCGGCCCTCACAAGCAGATGAACGCAGATGAGTTCGGACCTCAGCACCACGGCACATGTTACCCGTCCCAACCCCAGCCGCACCACCAGAGTCCAATCTTTTAGGGAGGACATCAAAATTGATCCTGTACTGATTATGCTGCGTGCTAAATTATGCTCATCATCAGGGGGCCCATAAAAGCGCTGCATTATTGAAGCAGCCATcagaagcttcagcttcatccCTCTAATTGCTCGTTTTCCTGCAAACTGGGTAGAACCTCGCTGTTCTACCAAAATGAGCGTCGCTTATTCCGCCGGTGTTTAGTTGAGCGATGAGTCCTTTAAGAGGTTTAACGGCCcgagtgggagaaaaaaaaaggaggctgATACTTAAGACAGCAAAGAATGCAAAGCTGAAAAAGCCCACACAAATCAATCACCGGCTGGTTggcagatgtgctgctgctccacacggGCTCCGGCCAAGTGACCACGGTGGCGGCTGAACAAAGCCCTATTCCCACGAGCAGCCAGTGACCTCTCaacacggcggcggcggcggcggcgggcggtgGGGGAGCGgcctcctgcaggagcagcggccgccccctcctccacgcccTTATCTCTGCCTCTGAGTTCTCCAATCACTCAGCAGCAATCCTCCACTCACCACAGACAGTGGCCTCATTGTTTTCCACCTCCATATCAGGACGCGGAGTTAAAGATCTGCAAACATTCTGTCCTAACTACACGTTTATCTAAAGGATAGCATTAACTGATGGAACTAGGAGACGGCAGCATTGCGGCAGGACAGATTTAAGTTCTGGGCTCCGTCTCGCTGCTCGCTGCATTGAACTATTTAAAggcacctttgacctctgggccTGTCGTTCAGGGAGAACCATGGTTACCTTTTGTatccagcagaggaggaaaaacgaGAATCCAGGCTTCGGGGTTGTCTCACTTAATGACATTGCATTCATTCTCATCCCCGCTCACACTGAGCGAAGTTTGCCTCGGTCTTATTAGGGTTTCTAATTGCACCGGCCcagctgaggtcgcacgcattcCTTAGCAACTCAAACGACTGGAGTCAGGCTCACGGAAGCTGCAGAAGCCACTGCTGTCTTCGTGCACCAATAGTGCTGGCATTGCATCACTTGACTTCCAACACCTTTATGGGCCGGACAGCTGCAAATCCAGTGGTCAGCATCTATTAACGATCTTATTATTAATGCATGAATTCTTATTTATTGTATCACAACAACACCACCAGGCTGAATACTGATGGCAAGgtaggaagaaaggaaggaagaaacCTCTAATAAAATCTGGGAGCGCTCGTGTGGTGCCTCCAGTCACATTCCTTTCAAGACCAAATCATGTTTCACCTTTGTGCATTAAGAAAGCTAATTCAAAAGCTTGCCCTCCATCCCTGCTACGTTTTTGAAGATCGGCCAACAAACTCAGGGACATTTCTTCACCAGAGACGTGAAACATTCCCATGTCCCTTTAACCTTTACTTGAATCTTGCAAAGACATAAATCCCCGTGACCTGTAAACTGTCTCAGACTGTGGGCAGGAGTAGTGAGGATCCTCATGTGCTGCTGGGAAAATACCAGCGCACTCACATTATGCTCAGTGATATGTTCATGATCCCATGGCCAAGCAGGGGGCAGGTGGTGCAGCGCTGCCTTCTCAATCTATCAATCTACGACTCATGCTCTAATCTTTAACTTTTACAATTTATGTAATTAGCCTCGCTTTGGTGAACAGATACAGTGTTTCCCTCCACTGATACGGGGGCAAACAATTGGCTCCACAGAAACCCCTGCCTTTCACAAGcaagagggggtggggggggtgtcagTGTGGACAAAAACGCTCCGAGTGAAAAGCCTTTCACTCGTTCACCGGAGTAGTGAGGCAGAAAACAATTGTGTGCAGAGCCTCCAGCCCCTACTGACCCGGTGGAGCCGGCCATAAAGTGTGGTCATCTGAAGGCTGGGGGTCAGACTGTGGTACCGGGAAACAGCCGTtcacatgagtgtgtgtgtgtgtgtgtgtgtgtgtgtgtgtgtgtgtgtgtgtgtgtgtgtgtgtgtgtgtgtgtgtgtgtgtgtgtgtgtgtgtgtgtgtgtcgccgcGTCCTTCAGCTGAGCATTTCTCAGGTATGTGCAAATTTTATGAGCTTCCAGATAGACCCTCACGAAGGTCTAAGTGGCAGTTTAGAACAAACTAGTTAGGCTTTAAACACGGCGGAGATGGAATTAACTCCTCAAACGAGGATTAAACTCCCGGGGGCGATGCCGAACGTGGGAACATGAGAGGCAACGCACTTCCTGCAAAAAGTGACACAGCAAGATGcatgtggggaggaggaggaggaggggaaggccTGCTCTGCCTGAGGCCTCTCTGCCCCCCACCCCGTTAAAATACTCGGCCAACTCGCACAACACCAGAGGAGAAAGCATTCCAAAAGAACAATTCCTCAAGCGATCAGTGCGCAATAACATGAAAGCCCCGGCCGGTGAATAGGGGTCATCCGCTCTTTAGCACTGGAGAGCCAGCACCCTTGATGGCGCCTGACCTTTCAgatctcctgctccttcattaACACACCAATGGGCGAGTTCCCCTTCAAAACAGTATCGGTCCGGGCTCTGATTTTGGAGCCCACCCGTTTCTACCAGAAAACAGTGAATATAAGTAAACAGCAGCGAGTCTCCTTGGATCATGAATTTGAATTTTTACCCAAAAAATAAATACGAGCCACTTCCGTAAATCACACGTCAGGATTCCACTCACTTGCGATTGTTAGACGTGCCTTCTGGCTCAGGATGGCTCCATACTTGTTCTGAGCAAGGCACTGGTAGAGCCCCTCGTCTGATTTGTCTCCTCTTCCGCTCTCCACCTCCGAAATATAAAGGGAGCCGTTGGCGAGCAGGTACACGCGCTCGCTCGCCACCACTCTCGCTCCATTCTTCAGCCACCGGACGTCGATGGGCGCCTCTCCGCGTGCCTGGCAGTCCAAAATGACCGCTTCCTTTCGCATGACGGTGACATCACGGGGCTCCTTGACGAAGAGCAACTCGCTAAAGCAAAAAACacctggagagagggagagtgggaCATGGGTTTATCAGGACGGGCCCTGCAccggagcagcagcctgtggagtcCAGTGCTAAAGTCTGCACATGTGGCGCAGACTAAACATCTGGATACTGTCAGTACAGTAATTacacagcagcttcattagGCGTCTCTGCAGAgaataatacaattattattagcAGCTGAGGCTGTCTGTCTCTAATGTAACAGACATCACTGAGGTCCCAGCATGAACAACGTTTGACTAACGGCCTAAacacagacaccatttaaaagACATCTACAGAGCCTCTTCACACCCACTGCTGAGGGATAACATATTATGAAGCATGTTTACAGCGTTTGCTTGTTgataaacatgtaaacaacttA contains:
- the prtga gene encoding protogenin A, with translation MEPVQRKRNQRVLLCLLLLPVSGVFCFSELLFVKEPRDVTVMRKEAVILDCQARGEAPIDVRWLKNGARVVASERVYLLANGSLYISEVESGRGDKSDEGLYQCLAQNKYGAILSQKARLTIASISAFAIQPTSIVATEGSVARFSCKITAHPPPIITWEFNRVTLPLTTERITVLPSGVLQIHGVQRADAGSYRCIATNIASRRRSTEAALTVAAAPSPALPQRPRIIAGPQNVSASLHQSAVLECVATGRPRPIVSWSRADGRSIDVYHTRVLGNGNLIITDIKPQHGGVYMCRATTPGTRNYTVASANVTVLAPPSFVEWPESVTRPRAGTARFVCEAEGVPTPRITWLKNGERVHSNGRIKMYHSKLVINQIIPEDDAVYQCQAENEQGAVLSMARLIVVMSEDRPSVPRDVRADTVSSSAILLAWERPLYNSDKVIAYSVHYMKAEGLNNEEYQVVIGNDTTRYIIDDLEPACNYTFYVVAYMPMGASRMSDHVFQSTLEDVPLRAPELSLTSRSPTDIQVSWQPLSDKLSRGRVSAYRLSYRTSAETAASQVDLPGERTLHLLDHLQPDTVYLLRIAAATGVGWGEPSAWTSHRTPKASGAQVPLAPELSLEPLNCTTILARWQLAGRNSAGVRGYKLFYHEESQPEAAPLQLRASVHAHTIGGLDPRKKYHVTILAFNFIGDGYQADRTISTPGCVSVRDRLVPPPPPPHNVYAETNSSTAVFLRWGKPAFTSSHAVNYTMRCNPVGLQNASLVLYLQTSEQSLLVRDLEPNTKYEFAIRLHIDQLSSPWSPVVYQTTFPEAPTLPPSNVKVTLIEDDTALVSWKPPEEPDVAVTHYTILYASRKAWVAGEWQVLQREGSVTMALLENLKPGQVYLVKISASNDMGDGPFSQMAELTVRADLSSAHDPRLSRDSAHATAFSNGFYHLDQKSMTGITVGVCIALICIIICALIIVCRGKSRKTSAVKACRGRESTSAAAASHLDAERQAESAEVTMQLMSEDHFIDAKGGTNLIINSLGPVQPNSDRRKRWLPFSNHVKTGNKDVQNMRPALSLQPGSTVLAYEEERSVSPDQPVTLQDLLRRGHGDSEGSSNSEGSHSTGDSGRYSHDETALTNLSSGPSSRPPSLSAEESGESDGGASEKPSEMLEEDQTAVKPAGSVRTAAVVTATSAELSL